In one Flavobacteriales bacterium genomic region, the following are encoded:
- a CDS encoding ABC transporter permease, whose product MLLKLAWRNVWRHPGRSGIIIAAVAIGLFASALLVAFYQGFIEQRIDSVVRHETSHVQVHHPGFIADQDPVFRIPQADSLVQMLAQRPHVRSVAPRVAFPGMLQSPTGSTGLRLNGVDPDREDATTGLRSALKEGEWFSAERRHGILISTKVARQLKVKLRGKVVVMAQGPGGDIVSGAFRVIGIYATINGPRDDANAYITRSDAADMLGLGDEVHEIALLLDHSEAVEPEVAALRASLPGLLVRGWSELSPEMRILVGTFDQMMFVLLGIIFLALAFGLVNTMLMAVLERTREIGMLMAVGMGRARIFGMVVLETLLVVMAGVPVGALLSAIAIGWGANKGINLRTWGETATQFGYDPHVFPSMKLYHALVILAMVVAISLLSAIYPAIRALRLNAAEAIRK is encoded by the coding sequence ATGCTGCTGAAGCTCGCCTGGCGCAACGTGTGGCGCCACCCCGGACGCAGCGGCATCATCATCGCCGCGGTCGCCATCGGCCTCTTCGCCTCGGCCTTGCTCGTGGCTTTCTACCAGGGCTTCATCGAACAGCGCATCGACAGCGTGGTGCGGCACGAGACCTCGCACGTCCAGGTCCATCACCCCGGCTTCATCGCCGACCAGGACCCCGTGTTCCGCATCCCGCAGGCCGACAGCCTGGTGCAGATGCTGGCACAGCGCCCGCACGTGCGCAGTGTGGCCCCGCGCGTGGCCTTCCCCGGCATGCTGCAATCGCCCACGGGCAGCACCGGCCTGCGCCTCAACGGTGTGGACCCCGACCGCGAGGACGCCACCACCGGACTGCGCAGCGCGCTGAAGGAAGGCGAATGGTTCAGCGCGGAGCGGCGCCACGGCATCCTCATCAGCACCAAGGTGGCCCGCCAGCTGAAGGTGAAGCTGCGCGGCAAGGTGGTGGTGATGGCGCAAGGCCCCGGCGGCGACATCGTGAGCGGCGCCTTCCGCGTGATCGGCATCTATGCCACCATCAACGGTCCGCGCGATGATGCCAACGCCTACATCACCCGCAGCGATGCCGCGGACATGCTGGGCCTCGGCGACGAAGTGCACGAGATCGCCCTGCTGCTGGACCACAGCGAGGCCGTGGAGCCCGAGGTGGCCGCCCTGCGCGCATCGCTGCCCGGCCTGCTGGTGCGCGGATGGTCCGAACTGAGCCCGGAGATGCGGATCCTCGTGGGCACCTTCGACCAGATGATGTTCGTGCTGCTGGGCATCATCTTCCTCGCGCTCGCCTTCGGCCTGGTGAACACCATGCTGATGGCCGTGCTGGAGCGAACGCGCGAGATCGGGATGCTGATGGCCGTGGGCATGGGCCGCGCGCGCATCTTCGGCATGGTGGTGCTGGAGACCCTGCTCGTGGTGATGGCGGGTGTGCCGGTGGGCGCGCTGCTCTCCGCCATCGCCATCGGCTGGGGCGCGAACAAGGGCATCAACCTGCGGACCTGGGGCGAGACAGCCACCCAGTTCGGATATGACCCGCACGTGTTCCCTTCGATGAAGCTCTACCACGCCCTTGTCATTCTCGCCATGGTGGTGGCCATCTCGCTCCTCTCAGCGATCTACCCGGCCATCCGGGCCCTGAGACTCAACGCGGCGGAAGCCATCCGGAAATGA
- a CDS encoding ABC transporter permease: MIGKLIWRNLWRNKRRTLITTSSVTFAVLLAVVTQALVKGTFGQLIDSVVGGYSGHVQVHATGYWDEPSLELLMTDDPVLKEQLEGIDGVAAVVPRLETFMLVSADTLTRGAMVMGVDPEREQHLMKLDDRIVRGGPVRNGEPAVVLAEGLARRLAVDVGDTVVLLGQGYHGSMAAGKYPVRGIAHFGSPQLNDGLVYLPLGIAQELLSTPAMVTTWALALNDPAAMEHAEALARTMMPADRSVMNWKQMMPEVDSHIRSDQLNTSVIIGVLYLVVAFGIFGTILMMLHERTYEFGMLLAVGMSRRLLAVLVVVESVLLSMIGAVAGNLLAWPVVWALREWPIRLGANLAELYADFGFEPVMPTVLDLRIFLDQTLVVLVIALVLAIYPWRHVITLLPLTAMKR; the protein is encoded by the coding sequence ATGATCGGCAAGCTCATCTGGCGGAACCTCTGGCGCAACAAGCGGCGCACGCTCATCACCACCAGCTCGGTGACCTTCGCCGTGCTGCTGGCCGTGGTGACGCAGGCGCTGGTGAAGGGCACCTTCGGGCAGCTGATCGACAGCGTGGTGGGCGGCTACAGCGGCCACGTGCAGGTGCACGCCACCGGCTATTGGGACGAACCCTCACTGGAGCTGCTGATGACGGATGATCCTGTGCTGAAGGAACAGCTCGAAGGGATCGATGGCGTGGCGGCCGTGGTGCCCCGGCTGGAGACCTTCATGCTGGTGAGCGCCGACACGCTGACCCGCGGAGCGATGGTGATGGGCGTGGACCCCGAACGCGAACAGCACCTGATGAAGCTCGACGACCGCATCGTGCGCGGTGGCCCGGTACGCAACGGGGAGCCCGCCGTGGTGCTCGCCGAAGGGCTGGCCCGCCGCCTGGCGGTGGACGTGGGCGATACGGTGGTGCTACTGGGACAGGGCTACCACGGCAGCATGGCCGCCGGGAAGTACCCCGTGCGCGGCATCGCCCACTTCGGTTCGCCGCAACTGAACGACGGGCTGGTGTACCTGCCGCTCGGCATCGCGCAGGAGCTGCTCTCCACGCCCGCCATGGTCACCACATGGGCCCTGGCCCTGAACGATCCCGCCGCCATGGAGCACGCGGAGGCCCTCGCCAGGACCATGATGCCGGCGGACCGCAGCGTGATGAACTGGAAACAGATGATGCCCGAGGTGGACAGCCACATCCGCAGCGACCAGCTCAACACCAGCGTCATCATCGGCGTGCTCTACCTCGTGGTGGCCTTCGGCATCTTCGGCACCATCCTGATGATGCTGCATGAACGCACCTACGAGTTCGGCATGCTGCTGGCCGTGGGCATGAGCCGGCGCCTGCTGGCCGTGCTGGTGGTGGTGGAATCGGTGCTGCTCTCCATGATCGGTGCAGTGGCCGGCAACCTGCTGGCCTGGCCGGTGGTGTGGGCCTTGCGGGAATGGCCCATCCGCCTGGGGGCCAACCTCGCCGAGCTGTACGCCGATTTCGGCTTCGAGCCGGTGATGCCCACCGTGCTGGACCTGCGCATCTTCCTGGACCAGACCCTGGTGGTGCTGGTGATCGCGCTGGTGCTGGCCATCTACCCCTGGCGCCATGTGATCACGCTGCTGCCCCTCACCGCCATGAAACGCTGA
- the rsgA gene encoding ribosome small subunit-dependent GTPase A has product MTLEDLGYTDALERYRTEHGLGGFETGRVVAEHKERYVVRTTDGDLEAEIIGKLRAMARDRHDFPAVGDWVAIKVHEPGHATIHHVYPRSSVIARKAIGGHGGDQIIAANIDHAFLVQALDQDFNINRLERYLTICHASGVGPIIVLTKTDLFEPEQVEQQKEQVRARIPNVPLIALSNLQQDGSEPLQRMMEHGKTYCLLGSSGAGKSSLINNLIGSGTMLTGTISGSTGKGRHITSHRELFVMPTGGIIIDNPGMREVGVTDVERGLDVTFDAIAALAKNCKFSDCTHTSEVGCAVLSALQRGELDEASYANYQKMKDEAAHYRTTVAERRGKDKAFWKMLKRYKKDLGKM; this is encoded by the coding sequence ATGACGCTCGAGGACCTCGGATACACTGACGCGCTGGAGCGGTACCGGACCGAACACGGGCTCGGTGGCTTCGAGACCGGCCGTGTTGTCGCCGAGCACAAGGAACGGTACGTGGTGAGGACCACCGATGGTGACCTGGAGGCGGAGATCATCGGGAAGCTGCGCGCCATGGCCCGCGACCGGCACGACTTCCCGGCCGTGGGTGACTGGGTGGCGATCAAGGTCCACGAGCCCGGTCATGCCACGATACATCATGTGTATCCGCGTTCGTCCGTGATCGCACGCAAAGCGATCGGCGGTCACGGCGGCGATCAGATCATCGCGGCCAACATCGATCACGCCTTCCTCGTGCAAGCCCTGGACCAGGACTTCAACATCAACCGCTTGGAGCGGTATCTCACCATCTGCCACGCGAGCGGTGTGGGGCCCATCATCGTGCTCACCAAGACCGACCTGTTCGAGCCGGAACAGGTGGAGCAGCAGAAGGAACAGGTGCGTGCGCGCATCCCGAACGTGCCGCTCATCGCCCTGAGCAACCTTCAACAGGATGGCAGCGAGCCCCTGCAACGGATGATGGAGCATGGGAAGACCTATTGCCTGCTAGGGTCCTCCGGCGCGGGCAAGTCGAGCCTGATCAACAACCTGATCGGCTCCGGCACCATGCTCACGGGCACCATCAGTGGCAGCACGGGCAAGGGCCGGCACATCACCAGCCACCGGGAACTGTTCGTGATGCCAACGGGCGGCATCATCATCGACAATCCCGGCATGCGCGAAGTGGGCGTCACCGATGTGGAGCGCGGGCTCGATGTCACCTTCGATGCCATCGCCGCGCTTGCCAAGAACTGCAAGTTCAGCGACTGCACCCACACCTCCGAGGTCGGTTGTGCCGTGCTGTCGGCGCTGCAGCGCGGTGAACTGGACGAAGCCTCCTACGCGAACTACCAGAAGATGAAGGACGAGGCCGCACACTACCGCACGACCGTCGCCGAGCGCAGAGGGAAGGACAAGGCCTTCTGGAAGATGCTCAAGCGGTACAAGAAGGACCTTGGCAAGATGTGA
- a CDS encoding outer membrane lipoprotein-sorting protein, whose product MRPHLLTTLAWLFAATTTAQTDATDIVRKADEHARGTTSQAEMTMTVVRPTWQREMSMKTWSEGNDNALVLITAPAKEKGIVYLKRGKEVWNWIPSVERTIKMPPSMMSQNWMGTDFTNDDLVKESSIVEDYTHTLAGDGTIEGRACHKVIMKPKPEAAVVWGEVRLWIDKKDHLMLRAEYYDEYDELVNTMVAGEVQLLGGRLLPTRMEMLPADKPGQKTVIHYRSITFDQPIPPGFFTTQNITRVR is encoded by the coding sequence ATGCGCCCACATCTCCTGACCACGCTGGCCTGGCTGTTCGCGGCCACCACCACCGCCCAGACCGACGCCACGGACATCGTGCGCAAGGCCGACGAGCATGCGCGCGGCACCACCAGCCAGGCCGAGATGACGATGACCGTGGTGCGGCCCACCTGGCAGCGCGAGATGAGCATGAAGACCTGGAGCGAGGGCAACGACAACGCGCTGGTGCTGATCACCGCCCCCGCCAAGGAGAAAGGCATCGTGTACCTGAAGCGCGGCAAGGAGGTGTGGAACTGGATCCCCAGCGTGGAGCGCACCATCAAGATGCCGCCGAGCATGATGAGCCAGAACTGGATGGGTACCGACTTCACCAACGACGACCTGGTGAAGGAGAGCAGCATCGTGGAGGACTACACGCACACGCTGGCCGGCGACGGCACTATCGAGGGCCGTGCCTGCCACAAGGTGATCATGAAGCCCAAGCCGGAAGCAGCCGTGGTGTGGGGCGAGGTGCGCCTGTGGATCGACAAGAAGGACCACCTGATGCTGCGCGCGGAGTACTACGACGAATACGACGAGCTGGTGAACACCATGGTAGCCGGCGAAGTGCAGCTGCTCGGCGGCCGCCTGCTGCCCACCCGCATGGAGATGCTCCCTGCGGACAAGCCCGGACAGAAGACCGTAATCCATTACCGCAGCATCACCTTCGACCAACCCATCCCGCCGGGCTTCTTCACCACGCAGAACATCACGCGGGTGCGGTGA
- a CDS encoding cation-translocating P-type ATPase, producing MSSNPFPFTGLPPTEVEAARAAHGTNALNGREHDGFWKALRTAVTEPMFLLLVAAATIYFILGEFSEAFFMLGAIVLISAISLYQDQRSRKALEALAQFSHPKARAIRDNTVVELPTEELVLGDHVVVNEGELVPADGQVVHANDFSVNESILTGEAFSVLKEVSADKPGRVYRGTQAVGGLAVVRVTAVGPATEIGRIGRSLATIEEGRSPLERQIQRFVRNMAIVGAAFFLLVWGLNFIASRDWLDSLLKGLTLAMSILPEEIPVAFTTFMALGAWRMMRLGVLVKQSKTVETLGAATVICADKTGTITENRMELVAMQLRDEDAARPPDRWDSPEALHLLATAMWASEPVPFDPMETALHAAYARHSTHDRRPAFRMVHEYPLSGKPPMMTHVFANDSGERIIAAKGAPEAILACSDLAATTRANVMHQVEALAAQGYRVLAVGETTHSGDAWPAEQQHFTFRYLGLVAFEDPPKKNIGRVFRSFEQAGIRTLIITGDNPVTATAIARQVGFAIAGAPITGDAVQAMDDAALATTVRSSNLFTRMFPEAKLRVVKTLKAQGEVVAMTGDGVNDGPALKAAHIGIAMGKRGSELAKEAAALVLLDDDLSRMVDAVAQGRRIYGNLKKAIQYIISIHIPIILTVALPLLLGWLYPNIFTPVHVIFLELLMGPTCSIAYESEPLESGSMQRRPRRMDLTFLSWTELRTSLAQGLMITAGVLGCYHYAVVQELGEDMTRTLAFTALVVANIALTLVNRSFEHSILSTIAYRNMLLRGIVLGTAALLILLLYLPVLRDFFHLASPSAALLALATGAGLASVLWYEGVKAWKRK from the coding sequence TTGTCCAGCAATCCCTTCCCGTTCACCGGCCTTCCCCCCACAGAGGTGGAAGCGGCGCGCGCGGCCCACGGCACCAATGCCCTTAACGGCCGCGAGCACGACGGCTTCTGGAAGGCACTGCGCACCGCCGTCACCGAGCCCATGTTCCTGCTGCTCGTCGCGGCGGCCACCATCTACTTCATCCTCGGCGAGTTCAGCGAGGCCTTCTTCATGCTCGGCGCCATCGTGCTCATCAGCGCCATCTCCCTCTACCAGGACCAGCGGAGCCGCAAAGCCCTGGAGGCCCTCGCGCAGTTCAGCCATCCCAAGGCCAGGGCCATCCGCGACAACACCGTGGTGGAACTGCCCACCGAGGAGCTCGTGCTGGGCGACCATGTGGTGGTGAACGAAGGCGAGCTGGTGCCCGCCGACGGACAGGTGGTGCACGCCAACGACTTCTCGGTGAACGAATCCATCCTCACCGGCGAGGCCTTCAGCGTGCTCAAGGAAGTGAGCGCCGACAAGCCCGGGCGCGTGTACCGCGGCACGCAGGCCGTGGGCGGGCTCGCCGTGGTGCGCGTCACCGCCGTGGGCCCCGCCACCGAGATCGGGCGCATCGGTCGATCGCTCGCCACCATCGAGGAAGGGCGCTCCCCCCTGGAACGCCAGATCCAGCGCTTCGTCCGCAACATGGCCATCGTGGGCGCGGCCTTCTTCCTGCTCGTGTGGGGCCTCAACTTCATCGCCTCGCGCGACTGGCTGGACAGCCTGCTCAAGGGCCTCACCCTGGCCATGAGCATCCTGCCCGAGGAGATTCCCGTGGCCTTCACCACCTTCATGGCCCTGGGCGCCTGGCGCATGATGCGGCTGGGCGTGCTGGTGAAGCAGTCCAAGACCGTGGAGACCCTCGGCGCCGCCACCGTCATCTGCGCCGACAAGACCGGCACCATCACCGAGAACCGCATGGAGCTCGTGGCGATGCAGCTCCGCGACGAGGACGCCGCCCGCCCCCCCGACCGCTGGGACAGTCCCGAGGCCCTGCACCTGCTCGCCACCGCCATGTGGGCCAGCGAGCCCGTGCCCTTCGACCCCATGGAGACCGCGCTCCATGCCGCCTACGCGCGCCACAGCACCCACGATCGCCGCCCCGCTTTCCGCATGGTGCATGAGTACCCCCTCAGCGGTAAGCCCCCCATGATGACGCACGTCTTCGCCAACGACAGCGGCGAACGCATCATCGCCGCCAAAGGCGCCCCCGAGGCCATCCTCGCCTGCAGCGACCTGGCCGCCACCACGCGCGCCAACGTGATGCACCAGGTGGAGGCCCTCGCCGCCCAAGGCTACCGCGTGCTCGCCGTGGGCGAGACCACCCACAGCGGCGACGCCTGGCCCGCCGAGCAGCAGCACTTCACCTTCCGCTACCTGGGCCTGGTGGCCTTCGAGGATCCTCCGAAGAAGAACATCGGCCGCGTGTTCCGAAGCTTCGAGCAGGCCGGCATCCGCACCCTCATCATCACCGGCGACAACCCCGTCACCGCGACGGCCATCGCGCGGCAGGTGGGCTTCGCCATCGCCGGCGCACCCATCACCGGCGATGCTGTGCAGGCCATGGACGATGCCGCGCTCGCCACCACCGTGCGCAGCAGCAACCTCTTCACCCGCATGTTCCCCGAGGCCAAGTTGCGCGTGGTGAAGACGCTGAAAGCACAAGGTGAAGTGGTGGCCATGACGGGCGATGGCGTCAACGACGGCCCCGCGCTCAAGGCCGCGCACATCGGCATCGCCATGGGCAAGCGCGGCAGCGAGCTCGCCAAGGAAGCCGCCGCCCTGGTGCTGCTGGACGATGACCTGAGCCGCATGGTGGACGCCGTGGCGCAGGGCCGCCGCATCTACGGCAACCTCAAGAAGGCCATCCAGTACATCATCAGCATCCACATCCCCATCATCCTCACCGTGGCCCTGCCGCTGCTGCTCGGCTGGCTCTACCCCAACATCTTCACGCCGGTGCACGTCATCTTCCTTGAGCTGCTCATGGGCCCCACGTGCAGCATCGCCTACGAGAGCGAACCGCTGGAATCCGGCAGCATGCAGCGCCGTCCGCGCCGCATGGACCTCACGTTCCTCTCCTGGACCGAACTGCGCACCAGCCTCGCCCAGGGGCTGATGATCACCGCGGGCGTGCTGGGCTGCTACCACTACGCCGTGGTGCAGGAGCTCGGCGAGGACATGACGCGCACCCTCGCCTTCACCGCGCTGGTGGTGGCCAACATCGCCCTCACGCTGGTCAACCGTTCGTTCGAGCACTCCATCCTGTCCACCATCGCCTACCGGAACATGCTGCTGCGCGGCATCGTGCTTGGCACGGCGGCCCTGCTCATCCTGCTCCTCTACCTGCCGGTGCTGCGCGACTTCTTCCACCTGGCCTCGCCCAGCGCAGCGTTGCTCGCCCTCGCCACCGGCGCCGGCCTGGCCAGCGTGCTGTGGTATGAAGGGGTGAAGGCGTGGAAGCGGAAGTAG
- a CDS encoding heme-binding domain-containing protein: MPPTTCWPSPAHILQLVIGACHDSHSCRTAFPWYGSVASVNFIMHDRISEGRGVLNFSLWDKHAGSEVASECGGEIQEGEMPPGYCRSMHSHSDLDTALGKGLIAWCNGTGAAGEGSVDAHGHEEEAREAL, translated from the coding sequence ATGCCGCCAACGACATGCTGGCCGTCACCGGCGCACATCCTGCAGCTGGTGATCGGCGCCTGCCACGACAGCCACAGCTGCCGGACCGCCTTTCCGTGGTACGGCAGCGTGGCGTCTGTGAACTTCATCATGCACGACCGCATCAGCGAAGGGCGCGGGGTGCTGAACTTCTCGTTGTGGGATAAGCATGCCGGCAGCGAGGTCGCCTCTGAGTGCGGCGGGGAGATACAGGAAGGTGAGATGCCTCCGGGCTACTGCCGCTCCATGCACAGCCATAGCGACTTGGATACGGCCCTTGGGAAGGGGCTCATCGCATGGTGCAATGGCACGGGTGCCGCTGGTGAGGGCAGCGTGGATGCGCATGGCCATGAGGAAGAAGCCCGTGAGGCGCTCTGA
- a CDS encoding NAD(P)/FAD-dependent oxidoreductase yields the protein MQPGSAHPQRIVVIGGGAAGFMAAISAKAHRPDADVQVLEKSDKVLAKVRVSGGGRCNVTHDCSEPRKLARHYPRGEAFLRKVFAQWGQPEAVQWFARHGVRLKAEHDGRMFPVTDDSRTVIDALQAAAERLGVRIRMHCPVSRLERADGTWRLATPLGDLQVHRVVVATGGSPKAEGLEWLRALGLEVVAPVPSLFTFNLPGEGIRDLMGVVAPNVRLRIEGTGLESSGPLLITHWGFSGPAVLRLSAFGARVLHGMGYAYAVRVQWLGSVGEAHAREQLQAEAAAHPKRQLANATAFGLPARLWTYLLERAGLPPHKPLGELGPRLLARLLDVLTNDRYAAQGKTTFKEEFVTAGGVALDQVDPATMESRVASGLHFAGEVLDIDGITGGFNFQAAWSTGWLAGRAAAEPPSITPPSMSAG from the coding sequence GTGCAGCCCGGCTCCGCGCATCCTCAACGCATCGTCGTCATCGGCGGCGGTGCGGCGGGTTTCATGGCCGCCATCAGCGCCAAGGCGCACCGGCCCGATGCCGATGTGCAGGTGCTGGAGAAGAGCGACAAGGTGCTGGCCAAGGTGCGCGTCAGCGGCGGAGGGCGATGCAACGTCACGCACGACTGCTCCGAGCCGCGCAAGCTGGCCCGCCATTATCCGCGCGGCGAGGCATTCCTGCGCAAGGTGTTCGCGCAATGGGGCCAGCCCGAGGCCGTGCAGTGGTTCGCGCGGCACGGCGTGCGGTTGAAGGCCGAGCACGATGGTCGCATGTTCCCCGTCACCGACGATTCGCGGACCGTGATCGATGCGCTGCAGGCGGCTGCGGAGCGGCTCGGTGTGCGCATCCGCATGCACTGCCCGGTATCGCGCCTGGAGCGCGCGGACGGCACCTGGCGACTCGCGACGCCCCTGGGTGACTTGCAGGTGCATCGCGTGGTGGTGGCCACAGGCGGCTCACCCAAAGCGGAAGGACTGGAGTGGCTGCGTGCGCTCGGCCTGGAAGTGGTCGCCCCCGTGCCCTCGCTCTTCACCTTCAACCTGCCCGGTGAAGGCATCCGCGACCTGATGGGCGTGGTGGCACCCAACGTACGCCTGCGCATCGAAGGCACCGGGCTCGAGAGCAGCGGACCGCTGCTCATCACCCATTGGGGCTTCAGCGGACCGGCGGTGCTGCGCCTGAGCGCCTTCGGTGCACGCGTGCTGCACGGCATGGGTTACGCCTACGCCGTGCGGGTGCAGTGGCTCGGATCGGTGGGAGAGGCTCACGCGCGCGAGCAGCTGCAGGCGGAGGCTGCGGCGCATCCCAAGCGCCAACTCGCGAACGCGACGGCTTTCGGCTTGCCCGCGCGCCTTTGGACCTACCTGCTTGAGCGCGCTGGCCTGCCCCCCCATAAGCCCTTGGGCGAGCTCGGCCCGCGCCTGCTCGCGCGGCTGCTCGATGTGCTCACCAATGACAGGTACGCTGCGCAGGGCAAGACCACCTTCAAGGAGGAGTTCGTTACGGCCGGCGGCGTGGCCCTCGACCAGGTGGACCCCGCTACGATGGAGAGCCGCGTGGCGTCGGGCCTCCATTTCGCAGGCGAGGTGCTCGACATCGATGGCATCACCGGCGGATTCAACTTCCAGGCCGCTTGGAGCACCGGATGGCTGGCGGGCAGGGCAGCAGCCGAGCCCCCATCGATCACTCCACCGAGCATGAGCGCAGGGTGA
- a CDS encoding response regulator transcription factor, with product MSTSARLLVVEDDPNLGTLLADYLRARGFDTELRTDGQQGWLAFGKGRFDLLILDVMMPLKDGFTLAREIRAKDPEVPIIFLTAKSMKQDTVQGFQSGADDYITKPFGMEELILRINAVLRRTRGTEPGPEEPVTYSFGGSHFDPRKQVLRTPAGERRLTTKESELLRLLCAHRNDVLERAYALNKVWGSDSYFNGRSMDVYIAKLRKYLKEDPEAEIINIHGKGFRLVAPGPQ from the coding sequence ATGAGCACCAGCGCACGGCTCCTCGTCGTTGAGGACGACCCCAATCTCGGCACCCTGCTGGCCGATTACCTCCGCGCACGCGGCTTCGATACCGAGCTCCGCACCGACGGCCAGCAGGGCTGGCTGGCCTTCGGCAAGGGGCGTTTCGACCTGCTCATCCTCGACGTGATGATGCCGCTGAAGGACGGATTCACGCTGGCCCGTGAGATCCGCGCGAAGGACCCCGAGGTGCCCATCATCTTCCTTACGGCCAAGAGCATGAAGCAGGATACGGTGCAGGGCTTCCAGAGCGGCGCCGACGACTACATCACCAAGCCCTTCGGCATGGAGGAGCTCATCCTGCGCATCAATGCCGTTCTGCGGCGCACCCGCGGGACTGAGCCCGGCCCCGAGGAACCGGTGACCTACTCCTTCGGCGGCTCTCACTTCGACCCGCGCAAGCAGGTGCTGCGCACCCCTGCCGGTGAGCGCCGCCTCACCACCAAGGAAAGCGAATTGTTACGTCTCCTGTGCGCCCACCGCAACGACGTGCTGGAGCGCGCCTATGCGCTGAACAAGGTGTGGGGAAGCGACAGCTACTTCAATGGCCGCAGCATGGATGTGTACATCGCCAAGCTGCGCAAGTACCTGAAGGAGGACCCCGAGGCGGAGATCATCAATATACACGGCAAGGGCTTCCGACTGGTGGCGCCCGGGCCGCAATAG
- a CDS encoding HAMP domain-containing sensor histidine kinase: MDKRSIALLLAAITVAMLGLLAIQVAWTRNTIALREDQFDEAVSHALMRVSDRLEGIERMRELKRHRQGRRMLLRLDSMRRAQPLPQPADEPFAGAEPVPPPDAPLEPLPPPPGFPGEDEHEEMVTDLVRAILASELGRDIRKRVDPVTLDSLLRGELLPLGLQGDPAWAVFTAEGALALAPAADSAALLLRASPHRARLFRHDLAGAPNYLHVRAEHGRAALLKGSWPMLIASALFLLIIALVFTYALRAVVRQKRLNDIRNDLVNNLTHELKTPISTIGLACEALADPSIPRTEQQVRAYTTMIRDENKRLGALVENVLQSAVQDGGRMVVKPVDLDLHAVIQDVVRSSTMQVSRRNGRIEADLRAEIHRVQGDRIHLTNLLYNLIDNAVKYCEQEPRIRIATNSDDEGITLSVADNGIGIPPSEQRKIFDKLYRIPTGNLHNAKGFGLGLSYVKSVVERHGGRIRVESIPGQGSTFHIFLPFAHEHQRTAPRR; the protein is encoded by the coding sequence ATGGATAAGCGGTCCATCGCGCTCCTGCTCGCCGCCATCACGGTGGCCATGCTGGGGCTGCTGGCCATCCAGGTGGCGTGGACGCGCAATACCATCGCGCTGCGCGAGGACCAGTTCGACGAAGCGGTATCGCACGCCCTGATGCGCGTGAGCGATCGGCTGGAGGGCATCGAGCGCATGCGCGAACTGAAGCGCCACCGGCAGGGCCGGCGCATGCTCCTCCGGCTCGACTCGATGCGGCGGGCACAGCCGTTGCCGCAGCCTGCGGACGAGCCCTTCGCCGGAGCCGAACCGGTGCCTCCGCCCGATGCTCCGTTGGAGCCGTTGCCGCCGCCTCCCGGCTTCCCGGGCGAAGACGAGCACGAGGAGATGGTGACCGACCTGGTGCGCGCCATACTGGCCTCGGAGCTGGGCCGCGACATCCGGAAACGCGTGGACCCGGTGACGCTGGACAGCCTACTGCGGGGCGAGCTGCTGCCGCTGGGGCTCCAGGGCGACCCCGCCTGGGCCGTCTTCACCGCCGAGGGGGCACTGGCGCTGGCGCCGGCCGCCGACAGCGCCGCCCTGCTGCTGCGCGCATCACCGCACCGGGCGCGGCTCTTCCGGCACGACCTGGCAGGGGCGCCCAACTACCTGCACGTGCGCGCCGAGCATGGCCGTGCGGCACTGCTCAAGGGCTCCTGGCCCATGCTCATCGCCTCGGCGCTCTTCCTGCTCATCATCGCGCTGGTCTTCACCTACGCGCTGCGCGCGGTGGTCCGGCAGAAGCGGCTCAACGACATCCGCAACGACCTGGTGAACAACCTCACCCACGAGCTGAAGACCCCGATCAGCACCATCGGGCTGGCCTGCGAGGCGCTGGCCGACCCCAGCATCCCGCGCACCGAGCAGCAGGTGCGCGCCTACACCACCATGATCCGCGACGAGAACAAGCGCTTGGGGGCGCTGGTGGAGAATGTGCTGCAGAGCGCCGTGCAGGACGGCGGGCGCATGGTGGTGAAGCCGGTGGACCTCGACCTCCATGCCGTTATACAGGATGTGGTGCGCAGCAGCACCATGCAGGTGAGCCGCCGCAACGGACGGATCGAAGCCGACCTGCGCGCCGAGATCCACCGGGTGCAAGGCGACCGCATCCACCTCACCAACCTGCTCTACAACCTCATCGACAATGCGGTGAAGTACTGCGAGCAGGAGCCCCGCATCCGCATCGCCACGAACAGCGACGATGAGGGCATCACGCTCAGCGTCGCCGACAATGGCATCGGCATCCCGCCTTCCGAGCAGCGCAAGATCTTCGACAAGCTCTACCGCATCCCCACCGGGAACCTGCACAACGCCAAGGGCTTCGGCCTCGGCCTCAGCTACGTGAAGAGCGTGGTGGAGCGCCACGGCGGCCGCATCCGCGTGGAGAGCATCCCCGGACAGGGCAGTACCTTCCACATCTTCCTTCCCTTCGCCCATGAGCACCAGCGCACGGCTCCTCGTCGTTGA